The Ignavibacteriota bacterium region AATCTTTATTATATGTCTGCCAGCCTCTTATAAAATAAGCGTCATTATTCAAGAAATATGTAAAGCTTGGAACTTCTGTAAATTCAGTTACTACTTTTGGCGTAAAATTATATTTGTTAACAAAATCAACTAAAAGTTTAAGTGCTTTTCTAGCTTCATCCGTATTCATATTGAAATTATTTTTTTGAAAGTAATTTGAATCGATGCTGTACAAAAGATCCATGAATACGCAAATCAAACCTTCATAATCAGCCGCGGGGAAAATATAAATTGGGTTTGTGATTTTTGAATCCAGCCCTAATTTTATAAAATCTTCCCACGTAATATTTTCCAAAGAATCGGCTGTAATTTTTCCGTTTAAGAATTTATCAATCAAATCATTGCGGTAATAAAATAATGAAAGAGAAATGTCCAATGGTAATGCTACTAATTCATTATTGTAATAACACGACTTTAATGTTTTGTCAAGAATATTATTTTTTTCATCTTCGGTAAAATATTTGTCCAATGGTTCGCACCATCTCGCAAACCTTTGTGTCCAAATAACATCAACAGCAAGAAGATCGATACCATCTCCTCTTCCTCTTAATGATCTTGCTAATAGTTCTTTTCTATCGTTTGTACTGAAATCATAATTAGAGAAGTCAATAGGAATTACTTTTACTTTTCCTTTATTCTGCTGATTATATCTGTCAATTAAAATTTTATGGGCAATAGTTATTCTATCGGCAAAATAAATTTCTTTTACGGGGTTAGATGAAGTGGAAATACTTAACAAATAAAATAAAACATAAATTATGGATATAATTAAGAGAAAAGTAAAACCCCATTTTTGTTTTAATCTAATCATTAATTCGGAAATATTTAGATGAATTTTATTTGTTAAGAATGAAATTGAAAACAAATTTAACAAAATTTTTCTTTTAAAAATAAATAAGGTGATCAGCAATTTTACATGCTAATCACCTTTTTGTAACCTAGTGGGAGGCACTATTTCAATAGCATCATTTTCTTATAAAGTTTAACTTCACCAGCTTCTAAACCATAGAAATAAACACCTGAGCTCATGTTAATAGCATTAAAATTAACAACATGGGCGCCTGCTTTTAATGGTTTATTTAATAAAGTTGCTACTTTTTGACCTAAAACATTATATATATCTAATTTTACATTAGAAGCTTTTCCAATTGAAAAATTAATTTGTGTACTTGGGTTAAATGGATTAGGATAATTTTGCGATAGTTCATAACCTTGAGGCAGCAGATCATTTTCAATTCCAACTGCTATAGATTTCTTAATAAGCTGTACTAGATCTAAATTTACTCCCGTGCCAGATAAACCAATAGCGTGAGTACCGGCGGTTAACGGGAAAGCAGCCGATAGTCCAGATAAACCAACTGAATCGGCATCAAAATCATAATCAAAAGTAACTGCAGTAGAACCGTCAACTAAAACGTTTCCAGACGAAGCACCATCGTAATTTTGATAAAAAGCTTGAACAACATAATCACCGTCGGATGGAGCATTCAAATTCATCGTTGAACTTCCTCCATTTAAAGCAACAGATTTAAACCATTGAGGAGCCCAAGCAGCGCCTTCAAGAACCGGATTTGCAACTGAATATGCTGTTACATCTGCCCCTTTAAGTGTCAGAACAACATCAGTTGTTCCTGCTTTTCTAAGTTCAAATCCACCAAATTTATTATCACACCATGATGCTTTAATTTGAATAACATTTGTTCCAGCATTTAAAACCAAAGGTGTTAATGAAGGATTGTCGATAACTTCTTTGAGTTCTTCCTGTTTAACGAGCCACCAACCCCAGTTATTAATATCAAATCCCGCGTTTACAGTAGTATTTGCATCATCATTTCCAAATACATATTGTCCCCAACCTCTTGGATCATGAATTTCAAATCCATTTACAAAAAAGTTTACACCACTAGTTCCGCGTCCTTTTAAGTTAAGATATAAATTAATATCATATTGTCCAGCTTCGGCTACTTCAAATGTCCATTCAATAAATCCCGAATTCATTTCGTAATAAGATAAACCTTGAGCGGTTTTAACTTCAGCACCGTTTGCCACAGTTCCATCTTCAGCTTGTGCTTCGTCAACCAAGTCATAATTTATTACATCGCCTGCTAAACTTTCAATATAAGCAACATATTCATCATGATTTGCTTCCCAAATAGCTTTTGATTCAGGAAACCAATTTAAATCACCTAAAGGTAAGCCATTTGTACTCGCTGTCATTAAACTCGCATTAGTATATTTGAAGTTTTCTGGTAACGGCCAGCTAACGCATTCATAACACTCAACTCCATCAAAAACAGGAAGGTTCCAGAACCATTCGTGTGCTGGAGTATTACCAGCTCTCAAGTCCTGGATATTTTGAATCATGTTGGGATAATTTTCAGTGGTATTTGTCGGCATACCCGGATCAACCCACATTGTATCCAAAATTTTCATAGTTTCATATTTATCAATAAAATCTTCTTTAGCAGGAATTCCTATATATTTCCCAACTAACAAAGAATCGGCATAATATGAAGTTAATTCAGGAACTGTATACGCGGCAGTATTAGCGACCAAGAAACGTCTACCTTCTTCGGGTCCATACATAGAAGGTAAAGCAGATATATTAAAATATCCCGGGAAAGTGGCTCTCGGATCACGACCCGCGCTTGTATAATCTATATAACCTTCTGCGTGCCAAAATCCATTAATAATTATATTATTTGCTATATAAGCATCACGCCACCAACTAGCTTGAAGAATAATTCTTCCAACATTTACAAATGTATTGTGAACTATTCTAACATATTTCGCGGCTCCGCTTTCAATTTGAATTGCTGTAAAACCCAAATTAAAAAATGTACTATTCTCTACAACAACACTCTTTTGATCAGCCCATATAGAAACGCCTCTTCCTTCCCATTGCTGAGTACTTGGTCTTCCAATTAAATTTCTGAATTTACAATTTGTAATTGTAATATCATTTCCACTGTTTGTAAATGCGATCATTGCGAAGTTGCTTCTATCAAAAATACAATTGTCAAAAACAAAGGTACTGTTTGTTGCGTCTATCTGGAATGGCTGATAAGTTGTTTGTGTTCCGGTACCAGCAAATGCTCCCGTCATCCAAATATTTTTTAAGGTAATATCACTATATCCTCTAATAATACCATCAGTTGTAGAACCATCAGTCCTTGCAATCATCTGAATTACAGCAGGATTTTTTAATTCATCATTTGGATCAGGTTCTTCACCAATAATGCGAAGGTGAAACCCATTATTATCTATTCTTTCGGAATTCCAATAATATCCACCAGCGCGCAATATATAGACTCGATCTTCCGGTCTTTCAGTATCGTTAGTTATTGCATCATATAATGCATTAACTTTCACATCTCCATTTTCATCTGCCCATTCAACAATCAGTTCAGATTGGGCTTTCATATTTGAAAATAGGATTCCCAAAAAAAATGTCATCAAAATAATTTTGTACTTAATACTCATTTATTCCTCCAGTTTTTATATGTGATATTAGTTAATATCCTTTATAATTTAATTCTTACTCCAAAGTCGATTGTCAGCCCATAATATTCTATATATGTTGGATTACTTAATGTTCTGCCTCTAAAACTTTCATCCGGTCGTTCATTTAGGTTTGTAAAATTACAGAACAGTTGTAAATTCTCTAAAATTGATTGCTGTAATGTTAAATCCCATCTTGAATATTCTCCGGTAAATTGATCTAGTTCTTTTTTTAAGTCAATATATGCAACTTTATCAGTTTGATATAAGAATGAAAGTCTTGCCGAAAATCCCTTATAATCATAACCCAATGTAATATTTGCAATATGCGAAGGTTGATCCGGTAATCTGCTAGTTCTTACAGTATCAGCCAGATCCATATAATATCGAGGCGGTCCTCCTCCAGGTTTTCTTCTATCAGATTGCACTAAAGTAAATCTTTGTTTATCCATTTCAGAAAATATTCTTGTATAATTTATGTTGAGAACAACACCTTCTAAATATGGAACAAACCATAAATTAGTTTGCCAGTCTATTTCTAATCCGTTATAATAAGCAGGATTTTCATTATTGATATATGTGTCAGCTCCATATTGAACATTTTTTGTCCAATTACTTGGAATTCTAAATCCCTCAAGAAGTGGAATGTCTGCATTTATAGGATAATTATACTGAAAAATTAAATCTTTAATTGATTTATAAAATCCGGATAATGTTAAAAGGCCAATATGATTTTCATATACCGAAACTGAAAGATCATAATTTGTTGAAACTGATGGTCTTAATTTGGTATTGGCAGCCCGCATATAGTTATTGTATGAGTTTATTCTGGTTACGGGAGCGTACATATTAAAATCAGGTCTTGTTAAAGTTTGAGTATACGCTAGTCTAATTTTCAACCAATCATATGGTGTTGAAATTAAATGAATCATAGGAAGAAAGTAATCATTTTGTCTAATTGATGTAATAGTATCTAAATCGGCCGGCGGCGCAGGAGTATTATTTATTGTAACTTCTCTAAAAACATAAGCTGTATATTTTGAATAATCATTTTCAAATCTTACCCCTGGAATAAATGTAAATAAATTACCAAAATTAAATTCAGCCATAGCATAAGCAGCTTGATAATGTTCAACTCCTTCATAATCGTCGGCTAAACTTCCTATAGTTATTATGTCTAGCTGAGATCCGCTGCTATCTGTTACCATATTTAATGCATCATACATTCTATTCAACATTTTAAAATCTGCTTGAAAACCTAATGGAAACTTTTTATCTAAAAAATTATCCCTTGAATAGTTTGAAAGAAAATGTGAAATTGGCAAAACACCGTATTGATCTACCAATCCTTCAACATCCCATTCCGGAATTCTTTCACCAAGAACCGAAAGAAAATTATTTGGTCCATTTCCATTTCCATAGTAAAGACCATTTCTTCCAAATTGCTCTTGGTCATTTAACCTGTCCAACCATCTGAATTTTGCTCCTGTTTTGAAATAACCATTAACATCATTAGATATATTTATAGGTATTTGTATATTGAATTGAATTGTAGATTGGTTTTCGTTTCTATCAGTATCATATCTATATACATCCTGAATTCCTATTCGTGTAGAATCGTTTGTAGCAAGCTTAGATATTTCGGTAGGGTAAGTGTCAACCGTTATTGCTCCAACAAATGATCCCCCTTCTCTAACAAATGAAAATTCACGTTCGTTAGGCGCTGTTGTCTTCGATCCGCTTAATGATAAGCCAACGTCATATTTTACCCAATCAAAATCCTGTTCAGATCCAAAGGCGGCAGTGAAAATGTTTGTTTTTCCTCCATTATCTCTAAACGAAATGTAGTGACGGTTATCAGTCAAATTATAAGTCTGCTCTCTTCTTAACTGATCCCAGCTTAACTGGTTAAAAAATCCATTTATAGAAAGTCTGCCGTTTGGAATTCTATAATCCAAAACTACGCTTGCACCTAATCTATCTCTTATTGTATTTACATCTCTTGTTATAACATTACTTATAATATTTTCTGTTATTCCTTCTGGAGAATCTCTTCTTGTATAACTTCCTGAGTATTGATCAGCACTTCTGTTATATTGGTCGGCATTAAACCCTATAATAACCCCCAATTGATCTTCAAAAAATCTATTACTAATATTCCCATTTATATTATAATTTCCCCAATCATTTAACATTTTATTGTATCCACCTTGAGCATTAAGATTGGATTTAAAATTTGATGGGGCCTCTTTTAACCTTAAGTCTATTGTTCCGCCTAATGCATCTGCATCCATATCAGCGGTGTTAGCTTTTTTTACTTCAATACCAGCAAGCATATTTGATGAAATTAATGAAAGATCAACACTTCTATCTTCACCGCTGTTTGACGGCAAGCGAACACCATTTACAGTTACAGTATTATATTTTGGAGATAGTCCGCGAATTGAAACTTTATTTGCTTCTCCGCCGGAACGGCTAATTGAAACACCTGGTAATCTACCAATTGACTCTGCGGCATTAACATCAGGAAGTTCTTCAATGCGGCTTTTTGAAACAACATTTGATATAGTGTTCGAAGATAATTGCTGATTTATTGCTTGAATTTGTCCTTCAACTTGACCGGTTACAACAACAATTTCCCCTTCTATAACCTTATAATCAAGAATAATATTTAGATCTATTGTTTTATTTTCAACAATATTGATTTTAACTGTTTTGGGGTTATAGCCAATGTATGAAATTTCTAAAGTTTGGCTGCCGGAAGGAACATTTCTGATTATATAATTCCCTTCCATATCTGTAGCTGAGCCAATATTAGTTCCTTTAATTATTAAATTTGCTCCAAATAACGCCTCTTTTGTGCTTCCATCAAAAACTTTGCCCTTCAATGCACCGCTCTGTGAAAAGATATTTGAATGAGTTAAAACGAAAAGAAATATTAACAAACTTATGTTGTTCTTTTTTATAATACCACTAAATATCATTTTACCCTCACAGCTTAAATACAAATTTTTTCAGAGTTTATAGTAATGTATCTTTCATAAATAATGCCAAAAATATTTTTTTGTTAATAACTAAATAACGCATTTTAATGTTTTTCTAATTTATTAAACTGATAAAGTTTATTATAAAGATAAAGTTTGATCAGATCTTCAAATTTATTTTATTTCACCCAGTCATCTGTTCTAAATGATGATGCCGGTAAACCTTCATTATTGAACAATGTTGCTTGCGCATTGTTATGCCATGCATATCTAACCGCTAATGGATTTTTAATTTTATCGCACCAAACAATTAATTTATTATTTTCAATTTTGGATTTTGCATTAACAAATTTTCTGCTTTCGTCCGCAATTAGAAATTGATTTTTACCTTCTTTAATATTTAAGCCGCTTCCTGTATTATCAAATTCAATTTCGATTTTACCATTACTTATTGAATATGATTTGAATAAAGGTCCGCTGTAAATTATATTTTTATCATACTGTTTATTCAATGCCCAGAACGCTAATCTTTCGCCTACATCTTTTTTATCCGCCGGATGAATATTTGTTGTATCGCCGATATCAAGTGTAACTGCCATACCCGTATTGCCAAGCGACAAAGTTTTTCTTTGCGCGTCTCTTAAGAATTCGGATTTTGTATTTTCACCGTAATTATATGGCGCAATCTGAGTATAATAAAACGGAAAATTATCGCTAAATGATAATCTCCAGTTTGTAATCATTGTTGGGAAAAGTGTTTCGTATAATTGCGGGTTTCCAGCGTTTGATTCTCCTTGATACCAAATAACTCCTTTTATTTTATACGGAACTAAAGGATTTATCATTGCATTATATAATACTGTTGGAGTGTTTGCGCTTAACTGCAAAGGAAGTTTCGGTCTGCTGTTAAAGGTTTCTGAATTAGAACCGTAAACAAAATATGTCATTCCTTTAAACTCAGCTACGGGCAAATATTTCCATTCACCTGCAATAGATAATGCCGAGTTATTTTCCAAATTAACTAATTTCAATTCATCTTTATTTCCGTATATTCCTCCGCCGCCCCTTGTATCATTTACTCTAACCGCAATTAAAATATTTTTAGAATTATTTACACTTGACGAAATTTTATATATTCTTTTGGTCTGATAATTTCCGTCTTTTTCAATTGCGCCGACTTTTACACCATTTACAAATGTAATGTCAAAATCATCAATCGGTCCCAACTCTATTTGTAAATCCTTGTTCAGCCAATCATTCGGTAATTCTATATTTTTTCTAAACCAAATAGCTCCGTCAAATTCACCAAGATCGGTACTTTCCCATAGATTTGGAAGTTCCATTATTTCCCAACCTTTATCATTCAGATTTATTTTACTACAGTCATCATCATCAAATTCCAAATTTGACCAAATGTCATCTCCAACTTTCTTACTCATATCTATTTTTTTAAATTGACTTAGCCATTTACTCAATTCAATTGCTATTGGTCCGCTTTCTTTTATTTTTTTTTGTATTCCTTCAAATTCCGGAATTTTAGATATAAATTCTTGACTTGTCCAAGCTTCTGCAAGTGTTCCTCCCCAGCTAGAATGAATTAGACCTATGGGAACATCTAATTCTTTATTTAATTTTTTTCCAAAAAAATATGCTGTCGCGCTAAATGTTTTTGAAGTTGTTGGATTGCATTCTACCCATTCACCGGTGCAATTGTCTTTAGGACTAACAGAGAAATCTCTGGAAACAGTAAAAAATCTTATGTTATTATTTTTTGAATTAGCTATTTCATTAGATGAGTTTAAAATTATATCTCTAGGCGGCCAACCTTCAAGCGGCATTTCCATATTTGACTGTCCAGAACATAACCAAACTTCTCCTATTAAAATATTAGTTAATTCAATTTTATTTTTATTGCTTGTAATTTTAATGCTGAACGGTCCGCCTGCATTCGGAGTTTTAATTTTTACTTCCCAAAGTGAATCTGTGCCAACTTTACACCTAACATTCTCTCCCCAGCCCGCGTTTATTTCTATTTCAGTATTGGGAACTCCTTTTCCCCAAAGCGGCGCTTCACTTTTCTGCTGAAGGACCATATTACTGCCAATTATTGAAGGTAATTTTATTTGGCAGAAAATTGAATTGACTAAAATCGCAAACACAAAGAGAAATAATTTTGATTTCATTTTTAACTCACATTTTGTTAATAATCATTTGTTAATAATATACTTTATTTTGTTTCTTGTTATGTCAATAATCTAAAAATTATAACCAATATTAACAATAACAATGAGACCAAAACAAAGAACTTACTATTAACTCTGACATGATATTTTTCCCTAGTTTGCATTTATTCAACAATATTTTAATCCGGAATGTAATTTTTGCTCTTAATTGATAAAAATTTCTGTTGATGCTTTAATACTATTTTCCAAAGTACAAACTAAGTGCCAACAAGAATTATTTTAACAGCATCTTGATTTTAGAAATGCGTGAGGTTTTACTTGGAATTTACTTATAATATAAACTACTTTGCTTATCATTTTAATAAAAATCTATCAGATTGATAACTTAAAAATTCTCGCGATGTTAATTTAACCTATGTTTATTGATATAACTTTAGCATAATTTTTGAATGAATATTATCAAATTTTCGAGCACTTATGGACCTTAAAAATACTCTTAATGAAATGACTTTCCAGCTTAAAAACAATTTATTGGATAAATGGTATCCTAAAGTTGTTGATAATGAAAACGGCGGATATTTTACAAATCTTTCATATGATTTTAAACTTGAAGATTCTCAAGATAAAATGATTGTTACTCAAGCAAGAAATATTTGGACACTATCAAAATCTGCAAATTTTGTTGATACAAATAACTATGTAAATTACGCAATGCACGGATTTGATTTTCTTCAAAATAAAATGTGGGATAAATTAAATGGCGGTTTTTACCAAATCAGAAACAGAGAAGGCAAATATACTGAAACGGAAGGCTGGAAAAATGAAAAAAGAATTTACGGAAACGCATATGGTTTATTTGCTTTAGCATCACTTTATAAAATTTCAAAAAATCAGAAAGTGCTGGATTTTGCTAAACAAATTTTTTATTGGATTGATACGTTCGCACATGATGAAAAGAATGGCGGATATTTTCAATTTTTGACGGAAGATTGTAAAATTTTCGATAAGGAAAGTGACTACGTTACTAATGCAAATGACAAAATGGAAGTTGGTTATAAAGATCAAAATTCTTCAATTCATCTGCTAGAAGCTTTTACGGAATTTTTCGGAGTTTATGATTCCAATTTACTCAAAGAACGTTTAACTGAGATGTTACTATTAATTCGTGATGTAATAACCACCGATAAAGGATATTTACAATTATTTTTTGATCAAAAATGGAATCCGATCTCATTTAAAGATCATTCGGAAGAAATGCTCAAGCAAAATTACAAATTAGATCATGTATCTTTCGGGCATGATTATGAAACCGCATTTTTAATGTTGGAAGCTTCTTTTAAATTGGGAATAGAAAACGATCTTAAGACTTTAAGAATTGCTAAAAAAATGGTTGATCATGCATTGGAAAACGGATGGGATAATGAAAAAGGCGGATTTTTTGACGGAGGATACTATTTCAATGATAACGAAAAATGTAAAATAATAATGAATACAAAAACGTGGTGGGCTCAGGCTGAAGCGTTAAATATTTATTTAATTATGGCTCAGATTTTTCCAAATGAAAATAAATATATTGAAACATTTATCAATGAATGGAACTACATTAAGGAATTTATTATTGATAAAGAATACGGCGACTGGTATTGGGGCGGAATAGATATTGAACCTTATCAAAAAACGAAACCAAAAGGTAGAATTTGGAAAGGGACCTATCACAATGGAAGAGCTTTAATGAACTGCATAACAATTTTATCCAATCAGGACTTTCAAATCTATAAAGTAAGTGAAGGATTTAGAAAAAATAAAATCGAAATGAATGGATTTATTGATCACTGGAAAAAAACCGCTGAATTATTATAAAACTTTTCAGCTTATTGGAAATAAATCAAGGTAATTAAATGCTGATTGCTTTCAATAATTTACAAGAATTAAAGTGTAGTCTAAAATAAATTATTTTAATTGAAGATTATTTTTTTCTTTTTAACAGCTTAAGATTTTTATCAATTAGTTTTTTCCTAATTTGAACCGAAGCATAACTTCTTAGTTCATCTTTTGGAGTATTTAAAACATAATCCAATAATATTTCAACCGATGAAACCGCAACGTGCAAACGAGTATCCGATGAAGCATAATAAATAAAAACATCTCCATTTTCTTTTGCGACCCAGCCATTACTGAAAACAACATTTGAAACATCACCGATTCTTTCTTTTTTAACAGGCGCTAAAAAATATCCTCCCGGAGACGCTATAACTTTTTCCGGATTATTAAGTTCGGTCAAGAATAAGTATAATACATATCTTAATC contains the following coding sequences:
- a CDS encoding T9SS type A sorting domain-containing protein, with the protein product MSIKYKIILMTFFLGILFSNMKAQSELIVEWADENGDVKVNALYDAITNDTERPEDRVYILRAGGYYWNSERIDNNGFHLRIIGEEPDPNDELKNPAVIQMIARTDGSTTDGIIRGYSDITLKNIWMTGAFAGTGTQTTYQPFQIDATNSTFVFDNCIFDRSNFAMIAFTNSGNDITITNCKFRNLIGRPSTQQWEGRGVSIWADQKSVVVENSTFFNLGFTAIQIESGAAKYVRIVHNTFVNVGRIILQASWWRDAYIANNIIINGFWHAEGYIDYTSAGRDPRATFPGYFNISALPSMYGPEEGRRFLVANTAAYTVPELTSYYADSLLVGKYIGIPAKEDFIDKYETMKILDTMWVDPGMPTNTTENYPNMIQNIQDLRAGNTPAHEWFWNLPVFDGVECYECVSWPLPENFKYTNASLMTASTNGLPLGDLNWFPESKAIWEANHDEYVAYIESLAGDVINYDLVDEAQAEDGTVANGAEVKTAQGLSYYEMNSGFIEWTFEVAEAGQYDINLYLNLKGRGTSGVNFFVNGFEIHDPRGWGQYVFGNDDANTTVNAGFDINNWGWWLVKQEELKEVIDNPSLTPLVLNAGTNVIQIKASWCDNKFGGFELRKAGTTDVVLTLKGADVTAYSVANPVLEGAAWAPQWFKSVALNGGSSTMNLNAPSDGDYVVQAFYQNYDGASSGNVLVDGSTAVTFDYDFDADSVGLSGLSAAFPLTAGTHAIGLSGTGVNLDLVQLIKKSIAVGIENDLLPQGYELSQNYPNPFNPSTQINFSIGKASNVKLDIYNVLGQKVATLLNKPLKAGAHVVNFNAINMSSGVYFYGLEAGEVKLYKKMMLLK
- a CDS encoding TonB-dependent receptor — encoded protein: MIFSGIIKKNNISLLIFLFVLTHSNIFSQSGALKGKVFDGSTKEALFGANLIIKGTNIGSATDMEGNYIIRNVPSGSQTLEISYIGYNPKTVKINIVENKTIDLNIILDYKVIEGEIVVVTGQVEGQIQAINQQLSSNTISNVVSKSRIEELPDVNAAESIGRLPGVSISRSGGEANKVSIRGLSPKYNTVTVNGVRLPSNSGEDRSVDLSLISSNMLAGIEVKKANTADMDADALGGTIDLRLKEAPSNFKSNLNAQGGYNKMLNDWGNYNINGNISNRFFEDQLGVIIGFNADQYNRSADQYSGSYTRRDSPEGITENIISNVITRDVNTIRDRLGASVVLDYRIPNGRLSINGFFNQLSWDQLRREQTYNLTDNRHYISFRDNGGKTNIFTAAFGSEQDFDWVKYDVGLSLSGSKTTAPNEREFSFVREGGSFVGAITVDTYPTEISKLATNDSTRIGIQDVYRYDTDRNENQSTIQFNIQIPINISNDVNGYFKTGAKFRWLDRLNDQEQFGRNGLYYGNGNGPNNFLSVLGERIPEWDVEGLVDQYGVLPISHFLSNYSRDNFLDKKFPLGFQADFKMLNRMYDALNMVTDSSGSQLDIITIGSLADDYEGVEHYQAAYAMAEFNFGNLFTFIPGVRFENDYSKYTAYVFREVTINNTPAPPADLDTITSIRQNDYFLPMIHLISTPYDWLKIRLAYTQTLTRPDFNMYAPVTRINSYNNYMRAANTKLRPSVSTNYDLSVSVYENHIGLLTLSGFYKSIKDLIFQYNYPINADIPLLEGFRIPSNWTKNVQYGADTYINNENPAYYNGLEIDWQTNLWFVPYLEGVVLNINYTRIFSEMDKQRFTLVQSDRRKPGGGPPRYYMDLADTVRTSRLPDQPSHIANITLGYDYKGFSARLSFLYQTDKVAYIDLKKELDQFTGEYSRWDLTLQQSILENLQLFCNFTNLNERPDESFRGRTLSNPTYIEYYGLTIDFGVRIKL
- a CDS encoding extracellular solute-binding protein, whose amino-acid sequence is MIRLKQKWGFTFLLIISIIYVLFYLLSISTSSNPVKEIYFADRITIAHKILIDRYNQQNKGKVKVIPIDFSNYDFSTNDRKELLARSLRGRGDGIDLLAVDVIWTQRFARWCEPLDKYFTEDEKNNILDKTLKSCYYNNELVALPLDISLSLFYYRNDLIDKFLNGKITADSLENITWEDFIKLGLDSKITNPIYIFPAADYEGLICVFMDLLYSIDSNYFQKNNFNMNTDEARKALKLLVDFVNKYNFTPKVVTEFTEVPSFTYFLNNDAYFIRGWQTYNKDFQDSPINIEKENMLKTMPIPHFKDGNKASTLGGWNLMIPKFSDNKKETIDFIKFLLSESSQEIIYEQAGFAPVIKKFYSDEKYLRKYSNINELIKIYNIGYYRPAHPEYTKYSKIMAHYFALAIKNKITVEDAVKMATQDILYDKMLVK
- a CDS encoding AGE family epimerase/isomerase, which encodes MDLKNTLNEMTFQLKNNLLDKWYPKVVDNENGGYFTNLSYDFKLEDSQDKMIVTQARNIWTLSKSANFVDTNNYVNYAMHGFDFLQNKMWDKLNGGFYQIRNREGKYTETEGWKNEKRIYGNAYGLFALASLYKISKNQKVLDFAKQIFYWIDTFAHDEKNGGYFQFLTEDCKIFDKESDYVTNANDKMEVGYKDQNSSIHLLEAFTEFFGVYDSNLLKERLTEMLLLIRDVITTDKGYLQLFFDQKWNPISFKDHSEEMLKQNYKLDHVSFGHDYETAFLMLEASFKLGIENDLKTLRIAKKMVDHALENGWDNEKGGFFDGGYYFNDNEKCKIIMNTKTWWAQAEALNIYLIMAQIFPNENKYIETFINEWNYIKEFIIDKEYGDWYWGGIDIEPYQKTKPKGRIWKGTYHNGRALMNCITILSNQDFQIYKVSEGFRKNKIEMNGFIDHWKKTAELL
- a CDS encoding glycosyl hydrolase family 2, with the translated sequence MKSKLFLFVFAILVNSIFCQIKLPSIIGSNMVLQQKSEAPLWGKGVPNTEIEINAGWGENVRCKVGTDSLWEVKIKTPNAGGPFSIKITSNKNKIELTNILIGEVWLCSGQSNMEMPLEGWPPRDIILNSSNEIANSKNNNIRFFTVSRDFSVSPKDNCTGEWVECNPTTSKTFSATAYFFGKKLNKELDVPIGLIHSSWGGTLAEAWTSQEFISKIPEFEGIQKKIKESGPIAIELSKWLSQFKKIDMSKKVGDDIWSNLEFDDDDCSKINLNDKGWEIMELPNLWESTDLGEFDGAIWFRKNIELPNDWLNKDLQIELGPIDDFDITFVNGVKVGAIEKDGNYQTKRIYKISSSVNNSKNILIAVRVNDTRGGGGIYGNKDELKLVNLENNSALSIAGEWKYLPVAEFKGMTYFVYGSNSETFNSRPKLPLQLSANTPTVLYNAMINPLVPYKIKGVIWYQGESNAGNPQLYETLFPTMITNWRLSFSDNFPFYYTQIAPYNYGENTKSEFLRDAQRKTLSLGNTGMAVTLDIGDTTNIHPADKKDVGERLAFWALNKQYDKNIIYSGPLFKSYSISNGKIEIEFDNTGSGLNIKEGKNQFLIADESRKFVNAKSKIENNKLIVWCDKIKNPLAVRYAWHNNAQATLFNNEGLPASSFRTDDWVK